Part of the Periplaneta americana isolate PAMFEO1 chromosome 4, P.americana_PAMFEO1_priV1, whole genome shotgun sequence genome is shown below.
ATTTCGATTTATTTTCAGCATATTGCCgttttaaggtaagcgttcactacatcgtatcgcactcctcgtacgaatcgcacgcaacagatattttaagtgcagtgcattcactgtaacggctccacctcatcggattcccctatcagctgtttaaaacatgacgtcgtacgatattgacattactgaaaacagaggagttgaggttaggtctattaattacgtctgttagcgaataagaatttgtaattgcttcatgcgtcttaattaaagaggaagaaacgaaagaaacattggttacataatatatttgcaagaaatgacttgattactgtaatgggaacgcctcaaattatataattctttgcaattttctacacgcgaaataagttttccgtctgcgatactgaacatggcacaacataatagtaacagttgaccaattaaaattgatttattaaagaaggtcaTGATCggaacgtggacggatttgccgagaggcgatgcgtgcgatacgatgtagtgaacgcggttacataacaattatggcaaagatagtctttttccgattcgtccgatgagtgcgatacgatgtagtgaacgcttacctttatccCATGGTAACTCGTTTGGGGTTCTTTTGTCTGAAAGTACATTAAATTGCGAAGGTGTTTTTACCAGGTATAAATGCTTATCAAAGTTTAAATAGAAATGTACAGAGGGAAGTTgataaattatcatttttttttttgcaaaatatgtATTGCAAATAGTTCGTTACATCCCACACGGCCATTACAGATAATCTCAATGTTGCAGTGAACGCATCCCTTTCGTAGGAGAGAGCAGTGCTACCAGTAGCAGTAAATACAAACAGGCTGCGTTCGGTGACAAGTTGTACAAGTGTGACGTGTGTGAAAAAGAATTTTCGTGCAATAGTGGATTGATGACTCATCAACGTTCTCACACAGGCGAAAAACCCTACGTTTGTACTATTTGTGGCAAGGCGTACTCTTGCAAGAGTCACTACACCACGCATTTCAGAACGCACACTGGCGAGAAACGAGTGCAGTGCGATATTTGCGGTCTTTCCTTCTACGAGTTGCGAGAACTCGTAATTCATCGACGGGCTCATACGGGGGAAAAACCTTTCAAGTGCGAAGTGTGTGGCAAGGGATTCTCGGTGAACGGAACGCTTGTGACACATTTGAGAACGCACACCGGGGAGAAACCCTTCATCTGTGAAATATGTGGGAAAGGGTTTTCGGTAGGCAGTAGTCTGGTACAACACAGGAGAACACACACAGGCGAGCGGCCATTTTCGTGCGAAGTCTGTAATAAGACATTTGCTCGTTCCGGACATCTCATAAACCATCGTCGGATTCACACTGGGGAAAAAGCTTTCTGTTGCGATTTCTGTGGAAGAGGGTTTTCAGAATCGGGAGCGCTCGTTAAACACCGCAGGATTCATACAGGCGAGCGACCATTTAAATGTGATGTCTGCGGGAAAAACTTCGCAGATAGTAGCAGTCTAATAGGTCACAAACGTGTTCACACCGGAGAGAAGCCATATTCATGTGACGTGTGTGGAAAGTCGTTCACATGGAGCGGACATCTGAACGTCCACCTCCGAACACACGCAGGCGATAAAACGAATATTTGTGACGTGTGCGGTAAAGGCTTCGCAGAGTTCAGACAGCTCGTGAAACATCACCGCGTCCACACGGGAGATAAACCGTTTAcgtgtgatatatgtggaaagggGTACGCTGATAGCGGTCAGATGGTGGCTCATAGACGCACGCACTCCAGTGATAAACCATACACGTGCGACATTTGTAACAAAGTTTTCTCGCGAAGTGGCAACCTTGTCACCCACCAGCGCTCTCACGTGGGAACTAAACCCTTCAAATGTGACGTCTGCGACAAGAGCTTCGCTCGTACAACGCAACTGCTTTACCACAGACGGACTCATAAGGAGAAGGTTTTCAAGTGCAGAATATTTATATAAGTATTTTGAACCTTGTGCAAATTCCATTTGGACACTCGAACAGAAATTTTATCAAAACGCATCTAAACCAAAATCGAATACGGTAAGCAGCACTTTATTTCCAATGGAGGTgcactgaagttttttttttttaagagggtTTGTTGAGAGGTTAGATAAGTGACAGATAACTTCAAGGTCTGTAACAGATAATCCCTAGGTCTTTTTCACTAACTCCAAGGTCTGTGATAGGTAACCCCGAGTTCTGTCACAGATAGCTTCAAGGTCTGTGACAGATAACCCCGAGATAtctgtaaaggtaagcgttcacgtCTTCGTATcccactcctcgtacgaatcgcacgcaacggatattttaagtgcaaggaacgacttgattactgtaatgggaacgcctcaaattatataattcttcacaattttctacacgcgaaataagttttccgtctgcatTTTGGCGCGATACTGAACATGGCAcgacataatagtaacagttgagcaattaaaattgatttattaaagtaggccatgatcgcacgcatcggaaaagttgctcatccgagaaacgtggacggatttgccgagaggcgatgcgtgcgataagaggtagtgaacgcggttacataagaaTTACAGCCAaaatagtctttttccgatccgtgcgattcgtccgatgagtgcgatacgatgtagtgaacgcttaccttaacagaTAGCTTCAAGGTCTGTGGCAGATAGCTCCGAGGTCTGTAACAGCTTCAAAATGTTGAACAGTGGTGTTTTCCGATTGACTTCTGTGTTACTGGtttatcgatgtagaaacaattTAGGGACAATAAATGCTGGAAGAAAAACAGGAGAAATACGACGCAGACAaactctctccctccctccctccctccctttaGACAGTTTCGAGTGGTGAAGTGGCAGCAGTTTCAGAGCAGGGTGCATTCAGAATACCATGGTGAATCTGTTCTAAGTATGTGAatataggtttgttccagcacggttcagaatcgattctgaactgcctactcatgcgcagtagctgaatctatgttccaacaagactagaactgattccgaaccaATACTGAACTCCCAGTTACCTGGTCCAACGTGCTtcagaacgagtgaaattggtttaatctgaagttatggttaaaatgTTTCGAGACTAGACAGgttaaaataaaagaacactCCATGATGAGTGATTTGgatggtgatagcgatatattttacgAAGAGGTAAGTtgggaagatgaatataattttaatatgagaagaaactccgaaggccgtgaaagaagaGTTCAGGAAACGTTCCAATAGCGTAAAATCTCGGAACTAGTTTTGACACCCTACACAATTGGCGCTTGCGTCGAAAGAATTTCGGTATTAGTTCGGAACGCGtcctgaattgcttgctggagcAAACCTTATATATACATGCGATGTTAATTTGTTGTCAGAGAGCGCAGTCTATTGTTTTGTTCTCATGCCTGGAAGGTAGTGCAATGTGCTGAATCCATATATGCGTTGTTGTAAGCAAACTGAAATGGCCTAATATAAGCAGCAAACCGTTATAGAACGTTGCGTTGCGTATTATATCTTTTCTTGAAATGTCTCAATTTACTATCATAAGGCATTCATGATTATTCTATTGTAAAGAAGAATCAACTCTAGTAACAGATGTGAGAAGGCTCGCGTACTCCGATCTGTTTTGCGTGACTAACCTAAAGTGCCGTACATTTTACTTGATTGCTCTGGTGGCTGTACTTCATTgtaccgcagtctagtatatacagtcacgaagcttgagttgataagggacctaggaacaatagactgtgtcggtactatttcgcattgtctgtgatgaggcgattagtagcgatcctagtggttagcaactaatctatggatgcatattccctacgtattgagcttcgtgactgtatataccagactgtgattGTTCCACATCTATATGAAGAGCAGCTTTGGTGGGTTCTCTGTCCAGCTTAACAAACAAAACAGAGTAACAAGAAAAGCTTCCATTCATTCCGTTTTTGCGAAGGAAGTTCCGAAAATGTGTTgctaggatgaaagagtaatggaacggagaaaaatactCTCCGGCactgagatttgaacccgggttttcagctctacatgctgatgctttatccactaagccacacggaattcccatcctgatgtcggttcgaatcgtctcaatttaagttctacctcttgggttccctctagtggccgccctctgcactacgtcatatatATCAATGgacgtaggacaatgtccacatatgtgcggaggtgcactcgttatgagtgactgattccgtcggatcccggccagtcAGCCATTAGCACTAGTCACCATTCTTTGTACAGGCTGTCTCTGTCGACAGTGGATTGATAATTCTTAGAATTTACACTACTGAATGTATTGCTATCGCATTAAATGTGAACAAATATCTTTTGTTTATATCGCCTTTATTGTGTTGAAGATTCTGATACGTTGTAAACCAAAGTCTGAATTTCTTCCGTAGTTGTCATGAGAACTGAAACGAAAATGGAACCAGACCAGTCATTACTACCAGTTCTTTATTATCATGGCTTACATTTGTGACTAACAGCTCTATATTGTCATGgcttacattattattaaattacttgCAATAGTTATCTAATGCAGTGGTGCATAAGTGACCATCTGCGTCAACAAACATTACAACTGCTACATAATTCTACATTTAGAGTCACAGTTGTCTTGTGTTATACCATTCCTGCAACATACAACTGACACAACCGTTAATGTAAGCTTCAGATATGAAGCTTGTCTATACAAGTTAACCTGTTCACTTATTATATTCGAATATGAATATACACTCGTACATCACTAACAGCAACCATAACCATAACAAGGATACAGTGCAGAAATCCTGATATAAATTAATCAAGATCTTTTACGTGTAATGTATTCTTAATTTGGAAAGAAGACCGCTATCTCTAATCGCAGAACAATATAGGAACTTTTAATCAGTTAGGTACCAAATACCGTATTTTCTGGAATACCCCGCgcacttttttttcgaaatatataaataaaaaatacgggTGCGCGAATTATTCGAAATGAATTCAGCAACATTACACGATTTTCCTCCAGCGCTATTCCTAAGGTGGTAGCACATGCCATTATCTTCCCTCGTGgatattaacattgttaaatggcgtttggattagcagtacatgtgccagaatcaagttcaagtgtgtAGTTTCTGcgtcttatattttaaattctgaaaatgagtACTATTAAAGCCATGAGATTGCGATCCATTACTTGCAGCGAAgacttaaaattgtaaaatatgtacagGAACATGGGAATCGTGACTCATGCTATTAATGTTGCAGGATATAATGTAAACGGCCATTAAGCAACACAACTAACGTGTGCAGTGCATACACATAAGATGGGTTTGAAATGCGTCCTGTTCCGggataaaatgtatttatgtattgttaactgaactgtatttgtttgtttttaatttgcgtgagcacattttttttttaagtttcatttttaaaatttgttttaatttttctttgtttgcgCTAGGTAGTCGAGAAAATGAGGTGTTCTGTGGTTCATAAGTAAAATACTAaaagctcattcacaatgaaaattaaacataacgtaagcgttaaattAACGttgcagtaaaatcaagaagtcataccatctttcacgatgggaacataaacattacagcaaacatacttggtaaccatggaaacataacaacgacgccatttcctcatattctgtcgtatacttcagcgctccacgattgtgttctgtttgcaaatcacgtaagcataagcatgaaagtttggagtttgcaaactttcatgttaacgtcttacggtaatgtttatgtcaatgcttatgtgaatcattgtgaatgatcccatttggtacctgggcgcaaacttctgtgtttatgttacggttatgtttaattttcattgtgaatggacctttaatactcggaaaaaaaaaaagagagagagaaaacgtgaatatcttcatgaaatttcatGGAATAGTTTTATTCTTGCCATAGGACATAGTCCCATTCTTCGAGGTTTAAAGGCTGTAATGCTTATCATTATACCCGAGGTTTGCATATTCAGTCTGATCTAGAGTGGTACACTAGTCTCCTGGAATCTGGTCgttagcttcgtctgtaaaacagagTACGCATGCGCAAGCATATACTATCCATGAcgtgacgtcactcatgcttgcagaCCCAGGCGGGAAGTGTACATGTATAATGGATCATAAAACCATTCTTGTTTTCTTTCACAAGGAAACTACAACTGGAGTCTTACTTCAGAGATTTACAGCACGTAAAATAAAATCTCATTCAGAGGACTCCAGGCTATCTCAAGTTACCTGACATTAAGCATTGAAGTGGGTTTTTGTGGGCCATGATGTatatgaagtaaattaaaattgtattatcttATGTCCCCAGGAGATTCAGGGTTCATCTCTCTCCGTAGCTTTGAAATTTCTTCTTCGATATATATTACGTGTTTCCAGTGGCGTGGGGTTAGCGCGACGGCAGGTTTCCATCTAAGATAACAGAATAATGGACGAATGTCATGTCTCAGGAGGGGTTCGAGCCTATAATCATGATTACTCGCTTTAGCGTTTACataaataaaagaaggcaatttgcCTTTCTCTATAACCCTATGTAAGGGAATTTTTAACAACAGAAGTAGGAGTATAAAACCAGGACATACTTcgtttataaatttaaaacagtgtGTCCATTAAACATAGCTATCAATGTCTGCTGGAGGTCTAGTGAGCAAAGCAATAAACGCAAGACGAGGATAGGTTCTACAGAGTGTCTCAAAAATAGACCGACAAATTAATTGTAGTAGTAGAGACAGAGTAAATAAACTTGCTTGTGATGAACCTGCAgtcttattttaaacatttttcaacttAAAGTCCGGTTACACATTGTCTGAAAGGCCGAAAGGAGAGAAGGGGTTTATGTTATTTCTAGGAAAGACGTTGCCGATGTTTCGTTTCTTTTCGCTCAtatgatttcaatttttttagtaggtaaaTTATGCAAACTCAACCTAACTCAAAGGTGATTAGGCAGTATATGGAGAGCTGTTCCACGGCGTTACAACAGCTTAATAtcaggtatagctcgcgcaagaaacgattaccgaaaagcaatggtggcgttgctgtctgttttgacgtgtgtatgtaggcacgccgaggggggagagatgcgagccgatggaagcacggtctcttccaagaagatgaacaaatgaggacatcgctgtggaaataaagaacgtagcaagaggaaaattcgaagctaattaaacgcgcaacatatgtttacgaatgaaataataataccgtgcgatacaagacacgtattcacatgcaatggaacaaactgaagtcgtaatgtaactatcacaacgcaagactgattctatcgatgtcatttctcttccgactgtactcttgaatattattcaagctatctcgtgacctttcctctcgcctgctcttccttatcgcagtgtttgattcgcattccttccgtcggtaatccgtggttGCGATACCTATAGTATACGTATATTGTACACTACCACCACACTGCCTAATCAAAATcaggtttatttaatattttatgctcgaccatgccgaaatgtagtaattatacacctggtagcagacctttaatgcatgacattaaagtacacctactcattaaaggtcagatctttcagccaatgacgactcaggttacaactgttcagccaatgacaggtcagctttctaccgttataaaaccgcaagtatcgattattctcggatatgcaatcgaaagagaattagcgcaaagtcacggaggctgggaatccaatactgtcgcagaagtatgttctgttactataataattagcgttaattgtaaataatattcaaataaattcaatttgccatctcgtttttcaatgtctaatttaatttcaatgttttctctgtaggttcttatggcctagcaagggcAATGTGAACATTTGtttcttggaaaaaatcaatactttcgcgtctgccaacatctcacaacatacgggacattggtcaaggtcagatacaataaaattaataatatcaagttagaaatatggtcgagcataaaaagtcgtatgaaactcgcctataatggtaattaagaagctcgtatgaaaattatgaaactcgcttgcgctcgtttcataaatatccatactcgctttttaattaccttcattataggctcgttgcataatgtactattaagaaatATTTGAGTTAGAAAATTGAAACCTTATGCTTTTGTGGTTTCTAAATTGAACATTCCAGAAAATTTGATCGGTTCAtgttttttaacactctgtataagccaGGGTGTGTTCAGAGCTGAAGAGGTCCTCGGAAATAAAAATCAAGTGCTAGAAATTGTGCGGTATTTGCTTAGGTGTCCTGCTGTAAGGAATGCGACAATTTGTGTCTCGTAAGATCGCCATTTCGCACAAACGTCTTATCGCAAATGTCACACTTGTAGGACTCTTGGTCGGAGTGTATTCTGCGGTGAATCGTCAGGGCTCCACTACGGAGAAACTGTTTGTTGCAGATATCGCATTCGTAGGGCTTTTCACCCGTATGTTTGCGTGTGTGAACCACTAGTTCCGAGCTCCTCGTGAATTCCTGACTGCAAATGTCACACTTGTACGGTTTCTTGTTGAGATGGGTCAGTCGATGCGTTGTGAGGTGTCCGCTCTGGGTGTACGTTTTGCCACAGTCCTCACACTTGAATGGCTTTACACCCGTGTGCGTTCGGAAATGTATGTCCAGATACGCTTTGTGCGAGAAGCGCTTGGAACAAACTGTGCACTCGAAGGGTTTGTCTCCCGTGTGCTTCCTGTTATGAATCAGCAGCTGCGCCCTTCGCAGGTAGCCCTTATTGCAGATCTCGCACTTGAAGAGGAAGTCGCCCGTGTGAGTGCGGATGTGCATCGTGAGTTCCGCGCTTCGAGGAAAAGCCTTGCTGCATATCTCGCATATGAACGGCTTCTCTCCGAGGTGCGTGCGGCGATGACAGCGCAGAATATCGACACGTGTGAACCGACGGCCGCACGTCTCGCAGACGTAGGGCCTCTCCCCGGTGTGGATACGCAGGTGCGTCACGTATATATTACGCGTCACAAATCCCCTCCCACAGTACTCGCAGTGGAAAGGTTTCTGGTTCGTGTGCTCCAGGTTGTGGAGTCCCAAGTAGTCGCTAGTTGAAAAGCGCTTCCCGCACGTCAGACATGGATACGGTTTTTCTCCCGTGTGCTTCGGCATGTGTCTCTCCAGGCCGCCCTTTCTCTTGAACATGTGTCCGCAGATGTCGCACTTGAAGCGTCTCTGCCCGTTGTGGATCTCTAGGTGTGTCACTAGATACTTTCTCTGCAGGAATACTTTCTCGCACACATTGCATTTGTGTTCTCCGCCTTCGTGGGAATTCACATGTCTCGTCAGCTCGATTTTCTTGAAGAAAGACACATTGCACATTTTGCATGAATACAATGCACTTTGTTTGCCATCGTTCTTGCCGTCTCCTTCCGCATTGCCGATGATATTTTGATTGGCGTTCAAGGAACCGTCGTGTCTGGCACTATGAATGTCTTCAGGGACAGAAGATAAGATGTATTCGTCTGTTGGCCTGTTCACACTCTCTGACCtgcaatgaaatgttacaattttgaggttattttcaattatttaagtttTATAAATCAGAGTATAATCTTAAAAGTTCCTAATCTTTTAATTAATTCCTCTAAATGTTTAACTTAAATCTACATTTACCTTCGCAgccaatttctttaataaattattcTAAGCGTTAAAAAAATTGGATGGGGCATAAATTCATGAATTCAATGAGTTAGTGAACTTCAACGGGAGTAAATTCACGTATGAAAGTTGATAAATTCAATTTATGGCTATGGTTATTATGAACCAGCTGCtagagaaaattgttaaaataccttgaaaatgcctagcatttatagtatggagtagtggaaattggatgtgatcactgggagagctgtatgcCCACTCAACCCACCCCAAATacataccagcgaatagggattataaagaatggacactgagcgaatttttctgtgttttgtttctctgtgcgccagcgtttagttccactttcaagcgctagaggtcagtgtaatcgagcatacgctaaaataataattgaatatacagtagagttaagacacaggatccaaacatcgcctaccttattgcataatccaatgacgctttgcttcaaataaattcaagttaacagcttttccttatttctcaatgataaactagtagtaataataattgtttatatttcagatataataaattacattataaaataatataatatattataaaatcaaattcgtttaatatttgtatataatataatataggtatatggttttacttctcataagagttgtttttccattttcactgctatcaaatcattacctattttaattgttgttgggggtcaacgtctcaactctcattgtaaaggaactctagaatgacggatttattattttatggatccagtttattttatttgaggacataatgtacctagatgtagtaattatgtgttatatttcagctgtgtcgactgctagctggtgtgatgtcagcgccaactctagggagaatgcagaatctcacgctctagctggcttgaaggtcattgaaatcagtccggctacatcaaaggtaccgacgcgaagtgtctattctttataatccctattcactgTACGTACCTTATTCACATACTAAATTCGTCGTGTGTGAATGAAAAAATCGCCATATTTGCTGAATGGGACGTAATTTGTCGGACGAATTAATGGGGTTTCCAGTGTCGCCAACAcatctcacataatactacacaccgaatctaacgtaacctaacctgccacataatattacacaactgtagtaacattcctcacgtttaatATCATTTGAAGAGTTcgagggaaaaacgatgaatgtcacagttttgttaattattagataatgatctaattgagtctataactgcaagatgtagtgctgtttctatagaaaataaaggaaaggattactgtattcgtggtgataattctcctttttaccatttttcataagaacaacattaaatttcgtagtgaccCATTGAAtcagataatgacatcaaccttaagaaaactgtgacattcatagtttttcccgcga
Proteins encoded:
- the LOC138698686 gene encoding zinc finger protein ZFP2-like isoform X2, giving the protein MCCCKLETIKGDEKCVIKVEPEFDSEDCPSAPEDDDTLPRMKTERQSPLSHIKRESLEEVNVLKLEPAAHEEAFGLSSWTEEREPEFAAVTLPSIKMEAEDSWLLKKELKEEVTSEDDVPQESERIPFVGESSATSSSKYKQAAFGDKLYKCDVCEKEFSCNSGLMTHQRSHTGEKPYVCTICGKAYSCKSHYTTHFRTHTGEKRVQCDICGLSFYELRELVIHRRAHTGEKPFKCEVCGKGFSVNGTLVTHLRTHTGEKPFICEICGKGFSVGSSLVQHRRTHTGERPFSCEVCNKTFARSGHLINHRRIHTGEKAFCCDFCGRGFSESGALVKHRRIHTGERPFKCDVCGKNFADSSSLIGHKRVHTGEKPYSCDVCGKSFTWSGHLNVHLRTHAGDKTNICDVCGKGFAEFRQLVKHHRVHTGDKPFTCDICGKGYADSGQMVAHRRTHSSDKPYTCDICNKVFSRSGNLVTHQRSHVGTKPFKCDVCDKSFARTTQLLYHRRTHKEKVFKCRIFI
- the LOC138698686 gene encoding zinc finger protein ZFP2-like isoform X1 — translated: MRLRIRHRLPDICLMFEENLIKTQPDEKCVIKVEPEFDSEDCPSAPEDDDTLPRMKTERQSPLSHIKRESLEEVNVLKLEPAAHEEAFGLSSWTEEREPEFAAVTLPSIKMEAEDSWLLKKELKEEVTSEDDVPQESERIPFVGESSATSSSKYKQAAFGDKLYKCDVCEKEFSCNSGLMTHQRSHTGEKPYVCTICGKAYSCKSHYTTHFRTHTGEKRVQCDICGLSFYELRELVIHRRAHTGEKPFKCEVCGKGFSVNGTLVTHLRTHTGEKPFICEICGKGFSVGSSLVQHRRTHTGERPFSCEVCNKTFARSGHLINHRRIHTGEKAFCCDFCGRGFSESGALVKHRRIHTGERPFKCDVCGKNFADSSSLIGHKRVHTGEKPYSCDVCGKSFTWSGHLNVHLRTHAGDKTNICDVCGKGFAEFRQLVKHHRVHTGDKPFTCDICGKGYADSGQMVAHRRTHSSDKPYTCDICNKVFSRSGNLVTHQRSHVGTKPFKCDVCDKSFARTTQLLYHRRTHKEKVFKCRIFI
- the LOC138698688 gene encoding zinc finger protein ZFP2-like, with amino-acid sequence MDVIKCEPESDNETECSSTQLEDHDPAQEKLPTPPDDETEGRGDETSENDPLKQEDESDTTLLPFVKVEVKEEVDWEYEGLKEEVDRDAEGSESVNRPTDEYILSSVPEDIHSARHDGSLNANQNIIGNAEGDGKNDGKQSALYSCKMCNVSFFKKIELTRHVNSHEGGEHKCNVCEKVFLQRKYLVTHLEIHNGQRRFKCDICGHMFKRKGGLERHMPKHTGEKPYPCLTCGKRFSTSDYLGLHNLEHTNQKPFHCEYCGRGFVTRNIYVTHLRIHTGERPYVCETCGRRFTRVDILRCHRRTHLGEKPFICEICSKAFPRSAELTMHIRTHTGDFLFKCEICNKGYLRRAQLLIHNRKHTGDKPFECTVCSKRFSHKAYLDIHFRTHTGVKPFKCEDCGKTYTQSGHLTTHRLTHLNKKPYKCDICSQEFTRSSELVVHTRKHTGEKPYECDICNKQFLRSGALTIHRRIHSDQESYKCDICDKTFVRNGDLTRHKLSHSLQQDT